In a single window of the Streptomyces sp. HUAS ZL42 genome:
- a CDS encoding dicarboxylate/amino acid:cation symporter, translating to MPIGIQSIIAVGLGALIGSLAPSAGEQMKILGEVFLNLVQVVVLPLVFPLIVLGIARMESVKKVGRIAGKAILYFEIVTTVILLIAVALAKFTGIGEGAPVHGADAKDLDGLSQGIDFHELLLHAVPKNIFAAFGEGNLLGAIAFALLVGVAMAAIGEKSEPFASVLESVAAVMFKVVGYVIRIAPLGVLGFVSYDVAHYGFGNLRSLMGFIAVVYAGLAIVVGVLFPLIAAIYRIRYVDLLRSIAGLAGIAFVTRSSESVLAPLMGKLEGFGLSRSTTSFVVPLGYSFNTDGSVLYQAAALVFLANAYGADTSLPALLLMVGVLVILSKGMAGVASASIVVLIAAGNSIGLPAEGIALLLGVDFIVDMARTGVNVIGNSLAAAVIDSSENRREAKRGSRETPHIPAAEPAPLQKEPAQ from the coding sequence ATGCCGATCGGAATCCAGTCGATCATCGCCGTCGGTCTCGGAGCCCTGATCGGATCCCTCGCCCCGTCCGCGGGCGAGCAGATGAAGATCCTCGGAGAGGTGTTCCTGAACCTGGTGCAGGTCGTCGTCCTGCCCCTGGTCTTCCCGCTCATCGTGCTGGGCATCGCCCGCATGGAGTCGGTCAAGAAGGTCGGCCGGATCGCCGGCAAGGCCATCCTCTACTTCGAGATCGTCACCACCGTCATCCTGCTGATCGCGGTCGCCCTGGCCAAGTTCACCGGTATCGGCGAGGGCGCCCCCGTCCACGGGGCCGACGCCAAGGACCTGGACGGCCTGAGCCAGGGCATCGACTTCCACGAACTGCTCCTGCACGCCGTACCGAAGAACATCTTCGCCGCGTTCGGCGAGGGCAACCTGCTCGGCGCGATCGCCTTCGCCCTCCTCGTGGGCGTCGCCATGGCCGCGATCGGGGAGAAGTCCGAGCCCTTCGCCTCCGTACTGGAGTCGGTTGCGGCCGTGATGTTCAAGGTCGTCGGCTACGTCATCCGCATCGCGCCGCTGGGCGTGCTCGGCTTCGTCTCCTACGACGTCGCCCACTACGGCTTCGGCAACCTGCGCAGCCTGATGGGCTTCATCGCGGTGGTCTACGCGGGCCTGGCCATCGTCGTCGGGGTGCTCTTCCCGCTCATCGCCGCGATCTACCGCATCCGCTACGTCGACCTGCTCAGGTCCATCGCGGGGCTCGCCGGGATCGCCTTCGTCACCCGCAGCTCCGAGTCGGTGCTGGCCCCGCTGATGGGCAAGCTCGAAGGGTTCGGCCTCAGCAGGTCGACGACCTCGTTCGTCGTCCCCCTCGGCTACTCCTTCAACACCGACGGCTCCGTCCTCTACCAGGCGGCCGCCCTGGTCTTCCTCGCCAACGCCTACGGCGCCGACACGTCCCTGCCCGCCCTGCTCCTCATGGTCGGCGTGCTGGTGATCCTCTCCAAGGGCATGGCCGGCGTCGCCTCCGCCTCGATCGTCGTCCTCATCGCCGCCGGCAACTCCATCGGCCTGCCCGCCGAAGGCATCGCCCTGCTCCTCGGCGTGGACTTCATCGTCGACATGGCCCGCACCGGTGTGAACGTCATCGGCAACTCGCTCGCCGCCGCCGTCATCGACAGCTCCGAGAACCGGCGCGAAGCCAAACGCGGCAGCCGCGAAACCCCCCACATCCCGGCCGCCGAGCCCGCGCCCCTCCAGAAGGAACCCGCGCAGTGA
- a CDS encoding serine/threonine-protein kinase, giving the protein MSEPIRDGDQWAVPGYTQIKELGSGASGRVVLATHETTGTPVAIKYLAEQLRDDPAFREVFRAEARLLAELRSPHVVELYEYVESPRGAAIVMELVDGIPLRKLLLEHGATTPEAALVVLKGSLLGLAAAHAAGVVHRDYKPDNVLVAADGSSKLVDFGIAVPSGVAANASGTPIYMAPEQWTGGAAGPATDVYAATATFFECLTGMRPYPGRTLAELAVQHIEAPIPDELAPEPVRPLIRRGLAKTPEERPESAAAFVEELEAVATAAYGEEWEERGRRELAALAALFLLLFPLADGTASGTTALATTTLGPGARRLPGRRGKVLAGLAAGVLLVVGGVAVTAVATGAGGGDRTTNGAGSGTGTSGSGDTTGPADSPDGDASASAVSSSPSGTGSPSASASGSAAASPTGDATSGGSGGTGGTGGGSSGGTTTTGGGTSTTGGTSSTGGTGTTGGTTTTSGGSSSSGGTTTSGGGTSSPSPTPTLDVTSVRINAVGPTSAACTIVASVSATTDGAADGTMYLSWYVSNSSGAVGTVVATDSVALPKGKTLISGRYTHSFAIPTRYDYLGVRVTTDPAADSGNGSFQSTAAPVDCDPPR; this is encoded by the coding sequence ATGAGCGAACCGATACGCGACGGGGACCAGTGGGCGGTCCCCGGCTACACACAGATCAAGGAGCTGGGGTCCGGGGCCAGCGGCCGGGTGGTGCTGGCCACGCACGAGACGACCGGCACCCCGGTGGCGATCAAGTACCTCGCCGAACAGCTCCGTGACGACCCCGCGTTCCGCGAGGTCTTCCGCGCCGAGGCCCGGCTGCTGGCCGAGCTGCGCTCCCCCCATGTCGTGGAGCTCTACGAGTACGTGGAGAGCCCGCGCGGCGCCGCCATCGTCATGGAGCTCGTGGACGGCATACCGCTGCGCAAGCTGCTGCTGGAGCACGGCGCCACGACCCCCGAGGCCGCGCTCGTCGTCCTCAAGGGCTCGCTGCTCGGCCTCGCGGCCGCCCACGCGGCGGGTGTCGTGCACCGCGACTACAAGCCGGACAACGTCCTGGTCGCCGCCGACGGTTCCTCCAAGCTCGTGGACTTCGGCATCGCCGTGCCGAGCGGGGTGGCCGCCAACGCCTCGGGCACCCCGATCTACATGGCGCCCGAGCAGTGGACCGGCGGTGCGGCCGGACCGGCGACCGACGTGTACGCGGCGACCGCGACCTTCTTCGAGTGCCTCACCGGAATGAGGCCCTATCCGGGCCGGACGCTGGCCGAGCTGGCCGTCCAGCACATCGAGGCGCCGATCCCGGACGAACTGGCTCCCGAACCGGTGCGTCCGCTGATCCGCAGGGGCCTGGCCAAGACGCCCGAGGAGCGCCCCGAGAGCGCGGCGGCGTTCGTCGAGGAGCTCGAAGCCGTCGCCACGGCCGCGTACGGCGAGGAGTGGGAGGAGCGCGGCAGGCGCGAACTCGCCGCGCTCGCCGCGCTGTTCCTCCTCCTCTTCCCGCTGGCGGACGGTACGGCCTCGGGTACGACGGCGCTGGCCACCACCACCCTCGGGCCGGGCGCCCGTCGGCTGCCCGGCCGGAGGGGGAAGGTGCTGGCCGGACTGGCGGCGGGGGTTCTGCTGGTGGTCGGCGGGGTCGCGGTGACCGCCGTCGCCACCGGCGCGGGCGGCGGAGACCGCACGACGAACGGGGCCGGGTCCGGTACGGGGACGAGCGGCTCCGGCGACACGACGGGTCCGGCCGACTCCCCGGACGGGGACGCCTCCGCGTCGGCCGTCTCCTCCTCGCCCTCCGGGACGGGGTCGCCCTCCGCGTCCGCGTCCGGGTCCGCTGCCGCCTCGCCCACCGGGGACGCGACTTCCGGCGGGTCCGGTGGCACGGGCGGCACGGGCGGCGGATCGTCCGGAGGAACGACCACGACGGGCGGCGGCACGAGCACGACGGGCGGTACGAGCAGCACGGGCGGCACGGGAACCACCGGCGGCACCACCACGACGAGCGGCGGCTCCTCGAGCAGCGGCGGTACGACGACGAGCGGCGGCGGCACCTCCTCACCCTCACCCACCCCCACCCTCGACGTGACCTCCGTACGGATCAACGCGGTGGGCCCGACCTCGGCCGCCTGCACCATCGTGGCCTCCGTCAGCGCGACGACGGACGGCGCCGCCGACGGCACGATGTACCTCAGCTGGTACGTCAGCAACTCGAGCGGCGCCGTCGGGACCGTCGTAGCCACCGACTCGGTTGCGCTGCCCAAGGGGAAGACGCTGATCTCGGGCCGCTACACCCACTCCTTCGCCATCCCGACGCGCTACGACTACCTCGGCGTCAGGGTCACCACCGACCCGGCCGCCGACTCGGGCAACGGTTCCTTCCAGTCCACCGCCGCACCCGTCGATTGCGACCCGCCCCGATGA
- a CDS encoding aspartate/glutamate racemase family protein, with translation MTPRTRTATREIIGILGGMGPAATADFYAKLVSTTPVAGDQDHLRTVIWSDPTIPDRTEALLGDGPDPTPWLLDGSRVLREAGATVIAIPCNTAHAFVPRIADHVGLPIVHMIGEVARYLTTLSPPISTAGLLATTGTVRAGLYQEWLDRYGIRLVLPDATGQDNEVMTAIHAVKAGTHDDTTTALLTRAARRLTRQGAQAVIAGCTEIPLGLPADAVDVPLVDPALVLAQALVRRATTGNTAG, from the coding sequence GTGACCCCCCGCACCCGCACGGCCACCCGCGAGATCATCGGCATCCTCGGCGGCATGGGCCCCGCCGCCACCGCCGACTTCTACGCCAAGCTCGTCTCGACGACCCCCGTCGCCGGCGACCAGGACCACCTCCGGACGGTCATCTGGTCCGACCCCACCATCCCCGACCGCACCGAGGCCCTGCTGGGCGACGGCCCCGACCCCACCCCCTGGCTGCTCGACGGCAGCCGCGTCCTGCGCGAGGCCGGCGCCACCGTCATCGCCATTCCGTGCAACACCGCGCACGCCTTCGTCCCGCGTATCGCGGACCACGTCGGCCTGCCCATCGTCCACATGATCGGCGAGGTCGCCCGGTATCTCACCACGCTGAGCCCTCCCATCAGCACCGCAGGACTGCTCGCCACCACCGGCACCGTCCGCGCCGGCCTGTACCAGGAGTGGCTGGACCGCTACGGCATCCGCCTCGTGCTCCCCGACGCCACCGGCCAGGACAACGAGGTCATGACCGCCATCCACGCGGTGAAGGCAGGCACTCACGACGACACGACGACCGCGCTGCTGACCCGCGCCGCCCGGCGCCTGACCCGGCAAGGCGCACAGGCGGTCATCGCAGGCTGCACCGAAATCCCCCTCGGTCTGCCCGCCGACGCCGTGGACGTCCCCCTCGTCGACCCGGCGCTCGTCCTGGCGCAGGCCCTGGTCCGCCGGGCCACAACCGGGAACACCGCCGGATAG
- a CDS encoding BTAD domain-containing putative transcriptional regulator: MTVLGEVGAAFRSRPLELGGRRQRAVLALLIVARGSVVTRDRLVEGVWGGVPPRSAAASLHAHVSHLRRCVEPEREARARGGVIVSEGAGYALRLPADAVDAWRFEEALRSAAVHTDGGRASQAVSVLEAGLALWRGPAYAEYAAEPWAHRESDRLAGLRELARERLLAARLARGEDAVLVPELESLVSQEPLREERWRLLALALYRAHRQADALDALRRARRQLPAGAGNAPGAALRDLESEILAQSPALDAPVRRVQDITPAPAGMSAGPGAGPTGPVPRPARRADLLVDRDLQLAELRDSLRSALDGRPRVVIVEGPAGMGKSRLLEEVADLAAAERVTTLTARGSQREKDYGFGGVRQLFERVVSDSEESLLTGSAVAAGAVFGAVPGPQPQSFAVLNGLYELTRKLVRARGPLVLAVDDVQWCDSGSVRFLAYLAGRLEGLPVLIAVTLRTGETQHGSELPESLTTGPSVVRIRPTPLTAAGIAGLVRETLGEEPHAEFTEACHRATAGNPLLLRQLLRALHSRGTRPDAAHSGAVAETGARAVSGLVLGRIARLPEEAQAAAQAVAVLGDGAATLAEVAALMERPETEAARAIVPLVQAEILREGHPYGFVHPLVGEAVYRELAPGERQLHHERAARALSAAGAPPERTAAQLLLAPHRGDPGVVDILCAAAREAVGRGAPDAAATYFTRALDEPPSPERRPDVLLELGRAETLGNGPAAVEHLRQAYDTLADPSRKALAALWLARILVFAGGHGQATEFARRAAVELPAGLSDERQGLLALERISGFMHGLDQKLWRTVEDPVVEGEGPGARMLAANLAREAASDGSNRERAVELARFAVADGVLRAAGEEMLWYTAGIVLHLADEEVGELWDTAVARAVERGSLFSVLATHLWRGFTQWNHGDLTGARRSLENAVGQSEIWGLAPGAPQGRTFLTAVLLDLGDIAGARACLERMRGWIRGAEGQRLLGESEARVLNAEGRYEEALAALDGVRHLQPAVANPAWWPWPLLRVQALAGTGRVAEALDLAEEQLKVARGWGAPSTLGRVLRIVGELRGPEGEPELREAVTLLATGPARLEHARALYALAGYAPEDEAGALLNRGRRIALECGAAGLAQHGLEPHGRDHEPS, from the coding sequence ATGACAGTGCTCGGTGAGGTCGGGGCCGCGTTCCGGTCCCGGCCGCTCGAGCTGGGCGGGCGACGGCAGCGGGCCGTGCTCGCCCTGCTGATCGTCGCCCGGGGCTCGGTCGTCACCCGGGACCGGCTGGTCGAAGGGGTGTGGGGCGGCGTCCCGCCGCGGAGCGCCGCCGCCTCGCTGCATGCCCATGTCTCCCATCTGAGGCGCTGTGTGGAGCCCGAGCGGGAGGCGAGGGCGCGCGGGGGCGTCATCGTCAGCGAGGGCGCGGGGTACGCGTTGCGGCTGCCGGCCGACGCGGTGGACGCCTGGCGGTTCGAGGAGGCGCTGCGGTCCGCGGCCGTGCACACCGACGGGGGCCGGGCTTCGCAGGCCGTGTCCGTGCTGGAGGCCGGGCTCGCGCTGTGGCGGGGCCCGGCCTACGCGGAGTACGCCGCCGAGCCCTGGGCCCACCGGGAGTCGGACCGCCTCGCCGGACTGCGCGAGCTGGCCCGTGAACGGCTGCTCGCCGCCCGCCTCGCCCGGGGAGAGGACGCCGTCCTCGTGCCCGAACTCGAATCCCTGGTCTCCCAGGAACCTCTCCGTGAGGAACGCTGGCGTCTTCTCGCCCTCGCTCTCTATCGCGCCCACCGCCAGGCCGACGCGCTCGACGCGCTCCGCCGCGCGAGGCGGCAGCTGCCCGCCGGAGCGGGCAACGCCCCGGGGGCCGCCCTGCGCGACCTGGAGTCCGAGATCCTGGCCCAGTCCCCTGCCCTCGACGCTCCCGTCCGAAGGGTGCAGGACATCACCCCCGCGCCCGCCGGGATGTCCGCCGGGCCCGGGGCGGGACCGACGGGACCGGTGCCCCGCCCCGCCCGGCGCGCCGACCTGCTCGTGGACCGCGACCTCCAGCTCGCCGAGCTGCGTGACAGCCTGCGCTCGGCCCTGGACGGCAGACCTCGCGTGGTGATCGTCGAAGGTCCGGCCGGCATGGGCAAGAGCCGCCTGCTGGAAGAGGTGGCCGACTTGGCGGCCGCGGAACGGGTGACCACCCTGACCGCGAGGGGCAGCCAGCGCGAGAAGGACTACGGCTTCGGGGGCGTCCGGCAGCTGTTCGAGCGGGTGGTGAGCGACAGCGAGGAGTCGCTCCTCACCGGCTCCGCCGTCGCGGCGGGGGCGGTGTTCGGAGCGGTGCCGGGGCCGCAACCGCAGAGTTTCGCGGTGCTGAACGGGCTGTACGAGCTGACGCGGAAGCTGGTGCGAGCCCGCGGGCCGCTGGTGCTGGCCGTGGACGACGTGCAGTGGTGCGACAGCGGCTCGGTGCGGTTCCTGGCGTATCTGGCGGGCCGGCTGGAAGGGCTGCCGGTGCTCATCGCCGTCACCCTGCGGACAGGGGAGACGCAGCACGGCAGCGAGTTGCCGGAGAGTCTGACCACGGGTCCCTCGGTGGTGCGGATCAGGCCCACGCCGCTGACGGCGGCTGGGATCGCCGGTCTCGTACGGGAGACGCTCGGCGAGGAGCCGCACGCGGAGTTCACCGAGGCCTGCCATCGCGCCACGGCCGGGAACCCGCTCCTGCTGCGGCAGTTGTTGCGGGCGCTGCACTCACGGGGGACACGGCCCGACGCCGCGCACAGCGGCGCGGTCGCGGAGACCGGGGCGCGGGCGGTGTCCGGGCTGGTGCTGGGCCGGATCGCGCGGCTGCCCGAGGAGGCACAGGCCGCGGCGCAGGCCGTGGCCGTGCTCGGGGACGGGGCGGCGACGCTCGCCGAGGTGGCGGCGCTCATGGAGCGGCCGGAGACGGAGGCGGCACGGGCGATCGTGCCGCTCGTACAGGCCGAGATCCTGCGCGAGGGCCACCCCTACGGCTTTGTGCACCCCCTTGTCGGGGAAGCCGTCTACCGCGAACTGGCTCCCGGAGAGCGGCAGTTGCACCACGAGCGGGCGGCCCGCGCGCTGTCCGCCGCCGGCGCGCCGCCCGAGCGGACGGCGGCCCAGCTGCTGCTCGCCCCCCACCGGGGCGATCCGGGCGTCGTGGACATCCTCTGCGCGGCGGCCAGGGAGGCCGTGGGCCGGGGCGCCCCCGACGCCGCGGCGACGTACTTCACCCGCGCCCTCGACGAACCGCCCTCCCCCGAACGCCGCCCCGACGTGCTGCTCGAACTGGGGCGCGCCGAGACACTCGGCAACGGTCCGGCCGCCGTGGAACACCTGCGCCAGGCGTACGACACACTCGCCGACCCGAGCCGCAAGGCGCTTGCCGCCCTGTGGCTCGCCCGGATCCTGGTTTTCGCCGGCGGCCACGGGCAGGCGACCGAGTTCGCCCGCCGGGCGGCGGTGGAGCTGCCCGCCGGGCTGAGCGACGAGCGGCAGGGGCTGCTGGCGCTGGAGCGCATCAGCGGTTTCATGCACGGCCTGGACCAGAAGCTGTGGCGGACCGTCGAGGACCCGGTCGTCGAGGGCGAGGGGCCCGGTGCCCGGATGCTTGCCGCCAACCTCGCCAGGGAGGCCGCGTCGGACGGCAGTAACCGGGAGCGGGCCGTCGAGCTCGCCCGCTTCGCCGTCGCCGACGGAGTCCTCCGGGCCGCCGGGGAGGAGATGCTCTGGTACACCGCCGGCATCGTGCTGCACCTCGCGGACGAGGAGGTCGGCGAGCTCTGGGACACCGCGGTGGCCCGCGCGGTGGAGCGCGGCTCGCTGTTCTCCGTGCTCGCCACGCATCTGTGGCGCGGCTTCACCCAGTGGAACCACGGGGACCTGACCGGGGCCCGGCGGTCACTGGAGAACGCGGTCGGGCAGTCGGAGATCTGGGGCCTCGCACCCGGCGCCCCACAGGGCCGCACCTTCCTGACCGCCGTCCTGCTGGACCTGGGCGACATCGCCGGAGCCCGCGCCTGCCTGGAGCGGATGCGCGGCTGGATCCGGGGCGCGGAGGGCCAGCGGCTGCTCGGGGAGAGCGAAGCGCGGGTGCTGAACGCGGAGGGACGGTACGAGGAGGCGCTGGCCGCCCTCGACGGCGTGCGGCACCTCCAGCCCGCCGTGGCCAACCCGGCGTGGTGGCCGTGGCCGCTGCTGCGGGTGCAGGCACTCGCGGGCACCGGGCGGGTGGCCGAGGCGCTGGACCTGGCCGAGGAACAGCTGAAGGTCGCCCGGGGGTGGGGAGCGCCCAGCACGCTGGGGCGGGTGCTGCGGATCGTCGGGGAGCTGCGCGGCCCCGAGGGCGAGCCCGAACTCCGCGAGGCCGTCACCCTCCTCGCGACCGGTCCCGCCCGCCTGGAGCACGCCCGCGCGCTGTACGCCCTCGCCGGGTACGCGCCGGAGGACGAGGCCGGCGCTTTGCTGAACCGGGGGCGGCGCATCGCGCTGGAGTGCGGGGCGGCGGGTCTCGCCCAGCACGGCCTCGAACCACACGGCCGTGACCACGAGCCGTCGTGA
- a CDS encoding BTAD domain-containing putative transcriptional regulator encodes MTHDGRPLSLGGPRPRTVFALLVLARGGVVTCDRLIDVVWGEEPPPSALGALQAYVSRLRRELEPARTAGARSGVIVREGAGYAIRLAEDAVDAWRFERLLGQAGRSVPPGPETVALLTEALALWRGPAFAGFTEGPWARTEAARLGELREVVRERLLAARLERGEHAEELLADAEGLVAEQPLREERWSLLALAHHRAHGQADALSVLRRARRTLADRLGIDPGPALRGVEAEILSHAPRLAAPVVPAAPAPASASTAPVGQLVEREKELAELRHCLSDAVAGRGGLVCVAGPAGIGRSALLAEAGRLGREWGVRVLDVGDGPMAFPGTRPREPRDVVRRLLRAVADGQGGTLPAMAPPEFDSRAVGGPAGFDVLHGLYRIVERLVTADHPARPLLLLVDDVQACDAASLRFLAHLLPRIQNLPVLVVTALRSGEPPAQREIEQVLADIAQDPTVVHIRPEPLSAAGVALLVRRLLGAAADEEVERACHRASAGLPLLLTHVLGALETAGARPDPRSLEESGVLAVSDLVLTVLDRLPPAATAVVRAVAVLDAGDGDGGASLPAVAAYTELSEQDVATATAALVRAGVVRDQYPLAFVHPLTGEAVLRTVSPRERPALHERAARILDGAGATPERTAAHLLLVPYRGDAWVVGVLRAAAAHARARGANDAAATLLTRALLEPPARDVRPEVLLELGRAEALVDGPAAARHLREAYETSPPGSSDARLLAQTLIYTGSPGEAAEFAARAAAELPTGRAGADDTADDRQGLLALARLGAFAHGLYTVSAGDTDVPVPSPVGEGPGARMLAAEAAREATVWGLDRAAAVASARFALTDRVLLHGGEVLSWCTAGVVLHLAGEDVRLLWDETLAYAGQRGSLIGTLSAHLWKGFTQWRHGELDQARRSLETALEQFVAWGVTPGAPQCRAFLTGVLLDLGDIAGARACLERMRVRGGGAEGARLRGESEARVLITEGRYVEALAVLDGVRHLQPDVVNPVWWDADLLTVRALTGLGERDRAERLAREQLLMARTWGAHDIVGRVLRLLGEARGPDGGPELLEALGLLADGPARLEHARAQQSLHALTCGDTAQDSAGRRFPPE; translated from the coding sequence GTGACGCACGACGGGCGGCCACTGAGCCTCGGCGGGCCCCGGCCGCGTACGGTGTTCGCGCTGCTGGTGCTGGCGCGGGGCGGTGTGGTCACCTGCGACCGGCTGATCGACGTCGTGTGGGGCGAGGAGCCGCCGCCGAGCGCGCTCGGTGCCCTGCAGGCGTACGTCTCGCGGCTGCGTCGGGAGCTGGAACCGGCCCGGACGGCGGGTGCCCGCAGCGGTGTCATCGTGCGGGAGGGCGCCGGTTACGCGATACGTCTCGCGGAGGACGCGGTCGACGCCTGGCGGTTCGAACGCCTTCTCGGGCAGGCCGGTCGGTCCGTGCCGCCGGGTCCGGAGACGGTGGCTCTGCTCACCGAGGCGCTCGCCCTCTGGCGGGGCCCGGCCTTCGCCGGGTTCACGGAAGGGCCCTGGGCGCGGACGGAGGCGGCGCGGCTGGGAGAACTGCGTGAGGTCGTACGGGAACGGCTGCTGGCCGCCCGCCTGGAGCGCGGGGAACATGCCGAGGAGCTGCTCGCCGATGCCGAAGGCCTCGTCGCCGAACAGCCCCTGCGCGAGGAGCGCTGGTCCCTCCTGGCCCTCGCCCACCATCGCGCCCACGGCCAGGCCGACGCCCTCTCCGTACTGCGCCGTGCCCGCCGCACCCTCGCCGACCGGCTGGGCATCGACCCCGGCCCGGCCCTGCGCGGCGTCGAGGCCGAGATCCTGTCCCATGCGCCACGCCTCGCCGCGCCCGTAGTGCCCGCGGCGCCCGCTCCTGCGTCTGCCTCCACCGCCCCCGTCGGCCAACTCGTCGAACGCGAGAAGGAGTTGGCCGAGCTGCGGCACTGCCTGTCGGACGCGGTGGCGGGCCGCGGGGGGCTGGTGTGCGTCGCGGGCCCGGCCGGGATCGGCCGGAGCGCACTGCTGGCCGAGGCGGGGCGGCTGGGCAGGGAGTGGGGCGTACGCGTGCTGGACGTCGGTGACGGTCCCATGGCTTTCCCGGGCACCCGCCCCCGCGAACCCCGTGACGTCGTACGCCGGTTGCTCCGCGCGGTGGCCGACGGGCAGGGCGGCACCCTGCCGGCCATGGCACCGCCGGAGTTCGACAGCCGGGCCGTCGGCGGGCCCGCCGGCTTCGACGTCCTGCACGGGCTGTACCGGATCGTCGAGCGCCTGGTCACCGCCGACCACCCCGCACGGCCCCTGCTCCTCCTCGTGGACGACGTGCAGGCGTGTGATGCGGCGTCCCTTCGCTTCCTGGCCCATCTGCTGCCGCGCATCCAGAACCTGCCGGTCCTCGTCGTCACCGCGTTGCGCAGCGGCGAACCTCCTGCGCAGCGCGAGATCGAGCAGGTGCTTGCCGACATCGCGCAGGACCCGACGGTGGTGCACATCCGGCCCGAGCCGTTGAGCGCGGCGGGTGTCGCCCTGCTCGTACGCCGGCTGCTCGGCGCCGCGGCGGACGAGGAGGTCGAACGTGCCTGTCACCGGGCGTCGGCAGGGCTGCCGCTGCTGCTGACCCATGTGCTCGGGGCGCTGGAGACGGCGGGGGCGAGGCCGGACCCGCGCTCCCTGGAGGAGTCGGGCGTCCTTGCCGTCTCCGACCTCGTGCTCACCGTGCTGGACCGGCTGCCGCCCGCCGCCACGGCCGTCGTACGCGCGGTCGCGGTCCTCGACGCAGGCGACGGCGACGGCGGGGCCTCGCTGCCCGCGGTCGCCGCCTACACGGAGCTGTCCGAGCAGGACGTGGCCACGGCGACGGCGGCGCTCGTCCGGGCGGGCGTGGTCCGTGACCAGTACCCGTTGGCCTTCGTCCATCCCCTGACCGGCGAGGCCGTGCTGCGGACGGTGTCGCCGCGGGAGCGTCCGGCGCTGCACGAAAGGGCGGCCAGGATCCTCGACGGTGCGGGTGCGACGCCGGAGAGGACGGCCGCTCATCTGCTCCTGGTTCCCTACCGGGGCGATGCCTGGGTGGTCGGCGTCCTGCGCGCCGCCGCGGCCCACGCGCGTGCCCGCGGTGCGAACGACGCGGCCGCGACCCTGCTCACCCGGGCGCTGCTGGAGCCTCCCGCGCGGGACGTACGGCCCGAGGTGCTGCTGGAGCTCGGCCGCGCCGAAGCGCTCGTCGACGGACCCGCGGCGGCACGGCACCTGCGGGAGGCGTACGAGACGTCGCCGCCGGGTTCGAGCGACGCGCGCCTGCTCGCGCAGACGCTGATCTACACCGGCAGTCCCGGCGAGGCGGCCGAGTTCGCGGCCCGGGCGGCGGCGGAGCTGCCCACCGGGCGGGCCGGCGCGGACGATACGGCCGACGATCGGCAGGGACTGCTGGCCCTGGCGCGGCTCGGCGCCTTCGCGCACGGGCTGTACACCGTGAGCGCCGGCGACACGGACGTCCCGGTGCCCTCCCCCGTCGGAGAGGGGCCCGGCGCCCGCATGCTCGCCGCCGAGGCGGCGAGGGAGGCCACCGTGTGGGGACTCGACCGGGCCGCGGCCGTCGCCTCGGCCCGGTTCGCGCTCACGGACCGGGTACTGCTGCACGGCGGAGAGGTGCTCTCATGGTGCACGGCGGGCGTCGTGCTGCACCTGGCGGGCGAGGACGTCAGGCTGCTCTGGGACGAGACGCTGGCCTACGCCGGGCAGCGGGGGTCGCTGATCGGGACACTCTCGGCGCACCTGTGGAAAGGGTTCACGCAGTGGCGGCACGGCGAGTTGGACCAGGCCCGCCGGTCACTCGAGACCGCGCTGGAACAGTTCGTCGCGTGGGGGGTCACGCCCGGTGCCCCGCAGTGCCGCGCGTTCCTGACCGGGGTGCTGCTGGACCTCGGGGACATCGCCGGGGCGCGTGCCTGTCTGGAGCGGATGCGGGTACGGGGCGGAGGCGCCGAGGGGGCGCGGTTGCGCGGGGAGAGCGAGGCGCGGGTCCTGATCACCGAGGGCCGGTACGTGGAGGCGCTGGCCGTGCTCGACGGCGTACGGCACCTCCAGCCGGACGTGGTGAACCCGGTGTGGTGGGACGCGGACCTGCTGACGGTCCGCGCGCTGACCGGGCTGGGTGAGCGGGACCGGGCCGAACGGCTCGCCCGGGAACAGCTGCTGATGGCCCGTACATGGGGCGCGCACGACATCGTCGGCCGGGTGCTGCGGCTGCTCGGCGAGGCACGCGGGCCCGACGGCGGACCCGAACTCCTGGAGGCGCTCGGCCTGCTGGCCGACGGCCCGGCCCGCCTCGAGCATGCGCGCGCCCAGCAGTCACTGCACGCCTTGACCTGCGGTGACACCGCTCAGGACAGCGCCGGACGCCGATTCCCCCCGGAATGA